The Brevibacillus brevis genome contains a region encoding:
- a CDS encoding YheC/YheD family endospore coat-associated protein, translating to METFRMRLRFLSNPRISGIILPATLFQQLQLRQRQKIKVLLGKKEVVATVLQDKRNPDANVMKVTTLLQTELGIPHPGLIQLKLEGSALRIGPSIGIVTTGIRRDPKQPIGSRTSFFYNLLQAQEGKGVFYYIFSPTDVDWESNTVKAWFLRRSKSGGYFWKKHVTAMPDVVYDRIPSRSAEKHEAVREFKYRLASYPNLPMFNQGFFNKWGVHQLLYPNPEVNEHIPETYTSPSLTTVRNLLRKYPIVYLKPKNGSLGYGIVKVVRQAGGGFTASYHTGSGNVKRQFSKLSSLYQHVFRSRRVSSYLAQQGIPLMTFHGRPFDFRVHLHKNQQNEWVVSCTAAKVAGSGSVTTHVRTGGTVIPGDDLLQHLFGRQKALMTQRISEASIRLATAIELAKGIDLGELGLDMGIDTQGHVWMFEANSKPGRSIFKHARLRQADHESRKLLVDYSCYLANF from the coding sequence CTTACTGGGTAAAAAGGAAGTAGTCGCAACTGTCTTACAAGATAAACGCAATCCGGATGCGAACGTCATGAAAGTGACAACGCTCTTGCAAACAGAGCTGGGCATTCCTCACCCGGGCTTGATCCAGCTCAAACTAGAGGGCTCCGCACTCCGAATCGGTCCCTCAATCGGGATCGTCACGACTGGCATACGACGAGATCCCAAGCAACCAATTGGCTCTCGCACTTCGTTTTTTTACAATCTGTTACAGGCTCAAGAAGGGAAAGGCGTTTTCTACTATATATTTTCCCCCACCGATGTAGACTGGGAATCCAATACAGTCAAAGCGTGGTTCTTGCGCAGAAGCAAGTCAGGGGGCTACTTTTGGAAAAAGCATGTTACCGCCATGCCCGATGTCGTCTATGATCGTATTCCCTCTCGTTCGGCAGAAAAACATGAAGCCGTTCGGGAATTCAAGTATCGACTCGCCAGTTACCCCAATTTACCGATGTTCAATCAGGGCTTTTTTAACAAATGGGGCGTGCACCAACTGCTGTATCCGAATCCAGAAGTGAATGAGCATATCCCGGAGACTTACACCTCTCCGTCCCTTACAACTGTTCGAAACTTGCTGCGTAAATACCCTATCGTTTATTTGAAGCCCAAAAATGGAAGTCTCGGGTACGGTATTGTCAAAGTTGTTCGCCAAGCAGGCGGTGGCTTTACTGCCTCCTATCATACAGGCAGCGGTAATGTAAAAAGACAATTTTCCAAGCTGTCCAGCCTTTATCAGCATGTCTTCCGCAGTCGTCGCGTCAGTTCGTATCTGGCACAACAGGGCATTCCGCTCATGACATTCCATGGACGACCGTTTGACTTCCGTGTTCACTTGCATAAAAATCAACAAAACGAGTGGGTCGTCTCCTGCACGGCAGCCAAGGTTGCAGGTTCTGGCAGCGTAACTACCCACGTACGCACAGGTGGTACTGTCATCCCCGGCGATGACCTGTTGCAGCACCTGTTTGGCAGACAAAAAGCCCTCATGACCCAGCGCATTTCTGAAGCCTCGATTCGACTCGCTACCGCGATTGAACTGGCAAAAGGGATTGATTTAGGAGAATTGGGGCTGGACATGGGGATTGATACGCAAGGCCATGTCTGGATGTTCGAAGCGAATTCCAAGCCTGGCCGTTCTATATTCAAACACGCCCGTCTCAGGCAGGCTGATCACGAATCACGCAAGCTGCTCGTCGATTATAGCTGTTACTTGGCCAATTTCTAG
- a CDS encoding YheC/YheD family endospore coat-associated protein, producing the protein MLQQRSGWLTILPSGRWFVQLPRLVLKRSPKPLVASLGPFSHTKRIYAGLPRVQPRRIRTRINWKMAGDSLKLGPLFGILTVGEGATFLGNRENFKDITQSGKQWGALVYVFTPQGINWEKKKVRGYLYNNRLNSWQEVILPFPHVVYNRIPTRKAERRPEVRRALNRIHEMPNVTLFNRRFFDKQKLFTMLESHLEVQAFLPETKQLDTLARFRSFCTEHRFVYLKPVRGKAGEGIMRIDFKNDKWFLQRLKEQKAITRRFSNLNDVWKHIRLHVKQQKYIMQQGIRRARYNGKPFDVRVLVQKDGEGEWSVTGVGIRRSGSQSITTHVPRGGSIHSLSTVLQALFKNNPEQMERHIHDTALAIARSLNAEWTDLAEMSMDFGLTEEGKLWFFEANAKPEKFDEPSIRRLSLANLIHYAQHVSRLQNKRGIAAG; encoded by the coding sequence ATGCTTCAGCAGCGCTCCGGGTGGCTGACGATCCTCCCTAGCGGTAGATGGTTCGTACAGTTACCTCGGCTAGTCCTTAAACGCTCGCCAAAGCCACTGGTCGCCAGTCTCGGTCCCTTTTCTCATACGAAACGGATATACGCTGGTTTACCCCGCGTGCAACCAAGGCGTATTCGTACACGCATTAACTGGAAAATGGCGGGCGACTCCCTGAAGCTTGGCCCATTATTTGGCATATTGACCGTTGGTGAAGGGGCAACATTTTTAGGAAATCGCGAGAACTTCAAGGATATTACTCAATCGGGGAAGCAATGGGGTGCACTCGTTTATGTATTCACTCCACAAGGAATCAATTGGGAGAAGAAAAAGGTGCGCGGCTATTTGTACAACAATCGTCTAAACTCGTGGCAAGAGGTGATTCTACCTTTCCCCCATGTGGTTTACAACCGAATTCCGACGAGAAAAGCAGAACGGCGACCTGAAGTCCGAAGAGCATTGAACCGCATTCATGAGATGCCAAATGTCACATTGTTTAATCGCCGCTTTTTTGACAAGCAAAAACTGTTTACGATGCTGGAGTCCCACCTGGAGGTGCAAGCTTTTCTACCTGAGACGAAGCAACTGGACACCTTGGCTCGCTTTCGAAGCTTTTGTACAGAACATCGCTTTGTCTACTTGAAGCCTGTGCGTGGTAAAGCGGGGGAAGGGATTATGCGCATTGATTTCAAAAACGATAAGTGGTTCCTGCAACGGTTAAAGGAACAAAAGGCCATTACTCGCCGCTTTTCCAATTTGAATGATGTATGGAAGCACATCAGACTTCATGTCAAACAGCAGAAGTACATCATGCAACAAGGTATCCGTCGTGCCCGCTACAACGGTAAACCTTTTGATGTGCGCGTCCTCGTACAGAAAGATGGCGAGGGCGAGTGGAGCGTAACCGGAGTCGGCATCAGAAGGTCTGGCTCGCAAAGCATCACCACTCATGTGCCACGAGGAGGCTCGATCCACTCGTTATCAACCGTTCTGCAAGCCTTGTTCAAAAATAATCCCGAGCAAATGGAAAGACACATTCACGATACGGCGCTCGCCATCGCACGGTCATTAAATGCAGAATGGACGGATTTGGCTGAGATGTCTATGGACTTTGGCTTGACAGAAGAAGGAAAGCTATGGTTCTTTGAAGCGAATGCAAAGCCGGAGAAATTCGATGAACCATCAATCCGACGATTATCGTTAGCGAATTTGATCCACTACGCACAGCATGTCTCCCGCTTGCAAAACAAGCGAGGAATTGCCGCAGGATAA
- the glmU gene encoding bifunctional UDP-N-acetylglucosamine diphosphorylase/glucosamine-1-phosphate N-acetyltransferase GlmU has translation MNIHAVVLAAGKGTRMKSSLYKVMHPICGKPMIEHVVETLEALSLRHLVVVVGHGAEVVKEQLKNRVQYAYQPDQLGTAHAVWMSHEILGAQDGVTIVMNGDTPLVQEQTLRSLLEYHQHKQAAATVLTSIVDEPTGYGRIIRDENGDVRKIIEEKDATLGQKKVNEISTGIFCFDNQKLFSMLPMVSNENAQGEFYLPDVLGLLQEQGHLVAAFATDDPEEGNGVNDRVQLADLEQLMRKRINEFHMRNGVTMIDPSATYIDSDVMIGRDTVLYPGTCLFGETQIGEGCQIGPHALVKNKCIEDYTRIPPFSAVDGSTFGERAFAGVGATTQQYGIDRH, from the coding sequence ATGAACATACATGCAGTAGTATTGGCAGCAGGAAAAGGAACCAGAATGAAATCTTCGCTCTACAAGGTCATGCATCCAATCTGCGGGAAGCCGATGATTGAACATGTCGTAGAGACATTGGAAGCACTGTCACTTCGCCACTTGGTCGTCGTTGTCGGTCACGGAGCCGAAGTGGTCAAAGAGCAATTAAAAAACCGCGTTCAGTATGCGTATCAACCGGATCAGCTGGGTACTGCTCATGCTGTTTGGATGAGCCACGAAATTCTCGGAGCACAGGATGGCGTGACGATTGTCATGAATGGTGATACACCGCTCGTACAAGAACAGACGCTGCGAAGTTTGCTCGAGTATCACCAGCATAAACAGGCAGCAGCCACGGTTTTGACATCCATTGTGGACGAGCCTACAGGTTATGGCAGGATCATTCGCGACGAGAACGGCGATGTCCGAAAAATTATCGAGGAAAAAGACGCGACCCTGGGACAAAAAAAGGTGAACGAGATCAGCACCGGAATCTTTTGCTTCGACAATCAAAAGCTGTTTTCGATGCTGCCGATGGTCTCAAACGAAAATGCGCAAGGGGAGTTTTACTTGCCGGACGTTCTGGGGCTTTTGCAAGAACAAGGTCATTTGGTAGCAGCGTTTGCAACGGATGATCCCGAAGAAGGCAATGGCGTCAATGATCGTGTGCAGCTCGCTGATTTGGAACAGCTGATGCGCAAGCGAATCAACGAATTCCATATGCGAAACGGAGTTACGATGATAGACCCGAGCGCGACGTACATTGATTCAGACGTAATGATCGGGCGAGATACGGTGCTCTATCCGGGAACCTGCCTGTTCGGTGAAACACAGATCGGTGAAGGCTGCCAGATCGGGCCGCACGCGCTGGTCAAAAACAAGTGCATCGAGGATTACACGCGAATTCCGCCGTTTTCAGCGGTTGACGGCAGTACGTTTGGTGAGCGGGCATTTGCTGGAGTGGGAGCGACGACACAACAGTACGGTATCGACCGGCACTGA